The DNA sequence GTGATAGGAAGTAATTACATTatacatttacaaatacatttacttcAGTACTGTAAGTAACATAAGTACAACAATGAGGTAtatctcaggggtaaacagtgttgcagccaaagtgacctcttcttcagactcaacaaaacaacagaaaaaaacataacatgccacGATACTGCTCGTGTgctgtcatccaagtgtcctcaagccccaacattcatatttgacttgaaacggggtcatttacatcgtgttttaagcctaaaagtccactaccgAAAGAAGCGATGCTAGCGGACATAGCGATGTGAATGCTTACCCAACTCGTGTGGTTTTCCGGTGTGTCCGTGAGAACATGAACGCACCTGcgaggaagatatcagaggacatttaggctagaaacatgttgtaaatgacaccgtttcgagtcgaatatgaatgtcggggcttccagACACTTGGATTTCACCACacgagcagaatggaggcatgtcattttttctgttgttttttcacgtCTGAAGAAGGGCTCCCGTTTACTTACTAcaagttgtattggatttggctgcaacgctgtttacccctgagactcaaactcttcacccacccctccattggcatatagtggtgagtagataatgagtgaatttacattttttgtgaaCCATCCCTTTATAGAGTCAAATTTGTAAAAAGCACAACCATTTGATACAAAGTAAACCTTTGGGGGTCTTGGGTCCCTGGGGGTAGTTGGCTCCTTTGGCCCATTGCTGAACCAGCTTTGGCTGCTTCCCTGATTTTATAAATCCATCAAGTCCAGATGGTCATATTCAGAGCTCCAAACCTTAACAGGAGCAGACCTGTCGTAGCCTCATGCATGTCTGCCTTCAGACAAGTGGGATTATTCATCAGCGGCCGGGTGTTACAAGGACAACACGAGTGatttctgtctccccctccctccctctgcggTCTGTGTTCACAGGGGTCTTGTGGTTGTGTATCGTGGCTGAGACTCTGTACCTCACCCTGCTCTTCACAGGGGGCGCTCTGATGACTCTGGAGCAGTGCCCCTGCTTCAGCATCATGAACAAACTAAAGCTCAGTGCCTTTGCCGCTTTGTGCACCGCCCTGTCAGGTAACGCCCTGGTGCTTTCTGTCTGTCACAATGTCGTTAAATCATCTGGACAGCAGGGGTGCTGTGCCATGCTTGAGTTGGTGTTTCCATATGTTTCTGAATGATAGCAGCTGATGTCGACCTCGTCCTGCTGTGATAAACCGGCTACGCACAGAAATCTTGTGGCGAGTGTGATTAGAGTTACAGTTATACAAACATCGCTCTGAGATAGAACTAATCTGATTGGTTACGGTAACACTCTGCCAGTGGGTGTGGCCACAGACCTGTAGTATCTCCACTTGCATTAAACAGGATCAAGAAAGAAACGACAAATATGCATTAGTTGTAATAGTCTTGATATAAAATCTAGATATTACTTACATCTGCTGATATTTTCATCTCATTAAACAAAATATTGTCTTTGCAATATCAATTTTGAATTTTAACTAAATGTCCAGTTGTAAGTTAATATAGTTTTCTTTGGGAATGTGCTGCAGTGGTTATTAAATTTGCCACTgaatattttttgattttataTGGTTTGTATTTAACTATGGATGAAAAAGGCTATTGTTACACTggcattttattaatttttttgtgAACACAACAAAGATTTTTATCTTTACAAGTTGAACATGCTGGGGTCTCTCTGACATGACCCATACAGCAGCATGCCACAGATAAACTATTGAGAATGAGTGttgatattataaataaatatgtgtatgtttatgaAAAGATCATAGTTAATCTAAGTCTTTGTGTGGCATTTActcaaaagaaacaacaaccaaaaaacTATAAATCCTATGGGTCATAATAGGGTTCTTGCTCAAAAATTCCATGTTGGGGTTTTCAGAGGAAAAAAGTCTCATTTAAGTTGGTTTTGTGAACTTGTTGCTAACTGTTAATTATTTACACATCTAGTAACACTAgagtatttttttatcatttatctcCTTCTTTGGTCTCCACCCCATCCTGAGCATAATGTCTAAATAGttccagtcttatcaaccaccCAAAGTGCTTCAAATCAgttcatattcattcattcattcattcacgcacacattcatacagctaTTCAGTGTCTCGGCCAAGGACACTTTGATACCTAGGAAATGAACCGCGGACCTTCCACTTAGGGAACAACtgtctctacctcctgagccacagccgctcaTGTAAAATCGAATTTCTCTCTTGTTTAACTGCGCACAGATTCAGCTGAGTGTTTATTTACCTACAATCCAGTTTCACACTAACACAACAGAATGACCCAAAAAGCAGCTGATGATCAGTTTAATGGGTTAAATAATGGGTGTTGTTAAAGCTCAGTTTTCCTGCTTCAGCTGTGGTTATAATACTGGGAAGCAAAATCTTTGATGAATGATTTCCCTTCCAAAAcgaaatgtgtgttttgagatAGAAAAATAATCTGATTAATCAGATTTTTTTGCTATGATTTGATTCATTACCACCACTTCTCGTATAAGAATATCTGCAGTGAACAATAGATGTGTTGTATGTGCAGATAACTTGGCTGTAAAAGGGTAAAGGAGCAGGGCAGCAGGTCAGGGcggctggaggaggtgaagctcaGTTGGATCAGTGGAAGCAGAGCGGCTAACTGCACTGCGTCCACTCACCGCCGTAGAGGATTTGCTGGTTTGCGGACTAATCGGATTGGAGTGGGGGCAGCGGTTTTGGGCCGTGCCAAGACCTGCCCATAGAAGTcccccctcactccctccaGCCCCCCTCTATTCCCCCATCCCTTGactcccaccccccaccctgtTGTTACGAGTTAATCCCAAGAAAAGCAGCTGTAGAGGGGCAGAATGCTGCATGAGAGAGAGCCAGGATGCAGCAGGATGATAACAGAGACCGAGCTGAGTTCCCTTCATCCAGAGCCTGTGTGGATGAACACATCACAGCTTCTGTTTAGGGCCTGTGGATAAATGTAGGAGCCTGTCAGTAAATATGCatataaaactataaattaaTATTTGCTCCTAAAAGATGTtgtacatttttcacatttggaGCCTGCCCATATACGTGTttgaccaatcgcaagtcagtctcatctgtcaatcatgacgtttcaaccAATTTTGACAGCATCAGATAACCagttaaaatcaaacttaccagaaacataaacacttgaacatagaGTGAGagaagaactacctaaaataagataaaacatcAAACATGACACATCTTTGGgaataatgtatttaatgtgtactatgactttttagtttggtccatgtcccttccactaacatggaatAGGcatggtttatgacctatgctgcagccagccaccagggggctattGACACCCTCGGACTTCACTCTTGGGGAGCCGTcctgttgtccatctttatttatagactGTGGGTGAAGTTTTATCAAAAGaccaaacataaacacacctgGGTTGTGTGAAACATTGAGAACTATCACCTGAATCTGTGGCTCCTCACAGCTGAGCGGTGGTTCAGCTTCTTTCAGCGCATTGTTTTGGATACAACCTGCAACTGTACTGTTTTAGTTCAGTCGCATctattttaaactttgtttcCAGATgctgcaggcagctgttttcagggaAAAAGCTGTGCTCTACCTGATTATAGCATCAAACAGCTAAAAGACACAGTTGGAGAATGGCTTGTTAACAGAGTGAAGCATTTCTCAGCTTAAGAGCCTGATTATTTTCCTTTGatccatttgtttcacatttgtgTATGTTACTGTGCCCTCAGGTGTAGTATATGTCGATGTGCTCACAACCCACTGCCGGTTAAAGTAAACATTTCTTTCTTACTGATCTCATTCTGCTTATTTGCAGGAAAACCCtgcatttcattttgctttCATACAAAAGAAAAGTATTGCAGCTCAGTCTCTGATTTGTCTGTTGCACTTTGCACTATGTTAAATATCAGCAAGGACAAAAGATGCTgtagtaaaaatgtatttaatctcttttttcttccacaTAATGGCAGAGACACCTTTTCCATAAGGAGCCATtagaaattgtattttaaatattctggATTGTTTTACAATGCTGCTGGTAacatatgttgttttttcttgctTGATTCAAGTAATCATAATCAGCATGTGTCATTTTGTGAAGTGCTGGATGGGAGGTTACTGCACGCAGGATTATTGGCATGGTTGTTGTTATTCCCTTCAAAATAACTTCAGAAACATATGAATTCAAGTACACTCAAGTGAAAATTAAAGAGCGGCATTTGGTTCAGCTCTCTATAAACCATCAATTTTGAtcccattttaaataaagtcacaAAGTCATTATTGttatgtgttttatgtatttaatgaGACTGTAGTAAAGGTccaggtgaaagggatctattggcagaaattgaatacaaaataaacctagagatgttttcacttgtgtgtgatcatctaaatCCTACAAACTGTTGTTGCTTTATTTACCCTCGAATTagctctttatatttacatcgggagcaggtcctctctacggaggctgccatgatttttacagtagcccagactggccaaactaaacacctttagagtttttatgacaactgaaggctaccattaggttctcttttatgtttggaaggggagggtgaggtgaggggtattcagatgcaacatgcaacttcaccactagatgtcactaaattgtacacactgaacctttaagtaatTCGTTTAATAATAATGACGTTTAGGTTTTCAGTTACATTTTCCTGCAGAATAGTCACTGATCCGGTCTCGTTCTCAGGCCTTTGTGGGATGGTGGCCCACATGATGTTTACCACTATATTCCAGCTGGCTGTCGCTATGGGGCCAGAGGACTGGAGGCCCAAGACCTGGGACTACAGCTGGTCTTATGTGTAAGCACTTTTTTACATCTACCTAAAATGTTTAACTGTAGAGCTTTTGGTTCCATCTGATGATTTTGATGCTGTAGTTTAATTTCATTGGTCCAATATCTGGGAGGCGGGCCCTACATAGTCATAATAACATTAgtagacaggtgaacagatcaGGGGTGATGTTGTTTTAAGCACTGTACGTTTCTATGTATGTTAATTTGTGTACTGTATGAGTGCTGAGGTTATAGCTGTACCTGTTACTTTAAGCTTTCACTGTCTGGTTATTTACCACATGTGGAGCCATTAAAGAGAGACCACTAACCAAAATTTGCCCTCGCCCCCCCAAAATACAGGAGAGACTAGGGGAGAGTCCAAAACCACCTACGTATTCACTAATTCTTCCTGAAGTAATAGTTTTGTCCAATGACTGTAAAGAAAGATGGctgacgcgtctccacttctttCCACTGCCCAaaattgaagccaaaatatctctgatATGGATGCCGCCATCTTGCATTTCTACTGTCATTTGGACCCAAAGTTAGCAGAAAAAAAGTTATCATATTTGATACTTCAATCTAACTCTTTTCTCAAACCTCTTCGCAGCTTAGCGTGGGGCTCTTTCGGCACCTGCATGGGCTCTGCAGTGACGGCGCTGAACAGGTACACGAAGACCATCGTAGAGTTTAAATACAAGCGGCGGAACATCGAGAAGAGCATGATGATCAAGCAGAAGATGATGGAGCTCGACTTCCCCGAGCAGATGTGGGACATGTATCTGACTGCTGTGCCCGCTGACACAGAGGTACCGCTACAACTGCCAATCAACGGCCTAAAGCCCCCTACAGGAACAACGTATGTGATGGAAATGGACAGTGTACCGGTGCAGCAAGGAGAAGCATATTGCTGAGAATCGATTAACTCAGTCCCTGCGCCTCACTGGAAAAGGGCTGGTTTTCTGGACAAAGCATCTCTAATGTTTGTTTGGTTCCTCGCCACACATCAACTGTGTTACTGGGAAACCAAAGCCAGAATCTTTTTTCTGACAGAAGCCTACTGTCCATGCTCTGGGTAGATTTTGTCAGTATTTGTGCACGTTTTCCGAAACCCTCCAAGTATGAAATGGACCAGTACAACCTGAAATCATGAGGGAAAGTGTAGCCAATATAGAGATAACCATAGGACATTAGACAAACAGTAACGTTTAAAGTCTTTCTTAAGAGGTaaattatcacaacctcctccactccactgTCTACATGTATGTTGTTATCAGAAACCCTCAACTCCATGCGAcatgccctctagtggatgcaTTGCTTTTCAATagtaaaggcagcataaatgagccttaaagggatagttcaccgaaaaacttaaaattcactcattatctactcaccactatgccgatggaggggtgggggaagtgtttgagtccacaaaacacttctggagtctcaggggtaaacagtgctgcagccaaatccaatacaattgaagtcaatgtgagtccttcttcagacgtagtAAAACAActtccaagtgtccgcaagccccgacattcatattccacTCGAAACATCATCATTTTTACGCCATGTTTTTTGCCTAAacgtcctctgatatcttcctacaaGTTGCATTCATggaccctcggacacaccatTGTGTGGCTACAtccactagcttagccacttccagtggacttttaggcttaaaacacggtgtaaattaccttgtttcgagtcaaatataaatgtcggggcttgcggacacttggatgacaccacacgagcagcatggaggcattaTATGTTTTTTCGGTTGTTTTATCATGTCTGAAGTAAgtcagttacttcaattgtattggattctggACActttttacccctgagactccagaagtgttttgtggactcaaacacttcacccacccctccatcggcatagtggtgagtagataatgagtgaattttaagtATCCCTATCCCTTTAAACTGtggtttaaagggatagttgcAGCACTGatctgttatatttattttaaaaatgtatttctacaCTGAATTAACTCAAGCTGCATCAAAGTTTTACTCATCTGTTGGGGATGAGGGTCTCTCATCTACTCTGTGAGGAACAACAGCCAAGACAAGAAAATAATCTCAGTGGAAATGTTACTGTGCTACACTATCATGGGTGGATTACAGGGTCAGGGGGGCCCGAAGCATCAGGGGGCCTCTGGGCCACAGACTGTCACTGTTAATATAGAAAACTGATTGAACAGTCAATCAACcataaacaacaacagagagattaaaaaacaacaaaaacatttaacatgagAGGTTTGTATGTAttatgggtgggggggggcattttACATGTTTGGGTGCAAGGCCCCTCCCATAAACACTAATCTGTCATAAGATTACATTTGTcaatacactttatttatgtatgtttaGAGCAACACTGTTAATCACAACAGTTTTTTAGGAACAGACCCGTTTAATCATGCAGTTTATATGCAGGTATGATGATATATCAGTATATACAGTGTTTGCCCCATTGCTTAACTGCAAGTAAGTTCCCGGTTCAAATCCCAGCCTGGTCtaggtctttctgtgtggagtttgcctGTTCTCCCCGTGTTGGTTTGggttttctccggcttcctcccacatttCAAAGACATGTAGACTggggttaattggagactctaaactgGCCGAAggtgtgaatatgagtgtgaatggttgtttgtcttaCTCTGCAAATATGCTTGAGAAATGGAGTCaaaaagtttaacatttttgaCGGTGCTCACTTGGAATGATCTGTGATGGTGGGTGTTGCTTCTCTAATGCACAGTTTAATTTCATAATTTGTACCCACGTTTAAAATTTTGTCGCTGATTGTTTGGAAGAAATTTCAGGAGTTTGCTCTTTATGTGTCCTcgcagctgctgtgtttgatgGTCACAGCTCCACTGACTCGTCCTGTGTTTTTTGATGGATTCTTCTCGGTGTAATGGATaaaaaatcaaacactgaaAGCACCGGGCCGAAAGAAGACTGAAGGCACACGTCTTTAATGGAGACCGAAATCTGTTGGAATCAAAATTATGCACAAATGATGGACATGTGTTCCAGTATGACTGTCGCTGAAGTTGTCATGACGATGCATAATAAAATGTGAGAGTGCTTCTAACTGCACCGTACGCTGCTGAAAAAACCTGAATCCAATTAAAACCTGAAACTCAAGCTCAGTCACGTCCGAGCCTCATGTCACATCCTTGGACTCGTTCCCCTGCAGATGACCTGACGCTGCTGCACCTCGGTCCAACGCGGTTGTGCAGTaacttctgctgctgtggcGGCACAAGTAATCTCATTTGGTGGCGAGGAGCCAAGATATACTGTTCTCGCCCAGCATGTGCGGATTTCATCTGAGATTCCAGGCTCATGGTGAAGTCGTAGCTAGGAGGGAAAATTACAGTTTCTTATGAAATTCTTGCAGCTTGTTCCTTCCAGTTGTGATATAATCTGCAGCGAAGCAGCAACTGCTGGCACAAGTTTCACAGAATTCCTATTAACCATTTAGTGGCCTCTCACTGTTAAATCGTTAAAAAGGTTTGCTATTGGTGAACATTTAGGTTATCAACTAAACCGCCTGCAGAGCTATCTCATAGTTCCTATAGTCAGTAGcctatgtgtgtttttaaccacACCAGCAGCACAGCTCTATTGGTCGATCTGTTGGTCGGTTAGTTCACCgctttggttcagactaaatataataaatactaCAGGATGCATTGTTGTGACATTCAGTAAATAATCACGATGCACTTAAAACAACTTCCATGATCCCGACTCACCCACTTGAGACAGTATGGTGTtagcattttcacattttgggTGAAATGTCTTGTGAGTGGTTTCTATCAAATTTGACATATTCATGTTTCCCTCAGGATGTTATTGTTCCTCTGGCTgaagagggcgctgttgctcagctGCTTCAGTTGAATGACATGGGCTTGTTtggtttctctttctccatccaGGTTATAAAGAATCATCTGGGGCCTTTATTTGGGCATCAGCCAGTCATCCCCATCTCATTCATTGCTGGGGGAGAATGCTGCCATCACACTACTAACTGGTACCACGAAGTCACACATGCATACCTGCTTTGCCTCCCAGTCAAGTATAGGACTGAATATAAGATGCTGTCaaaatcatcattttattttcaatggtAAACAAGTTGATAATCAGTTTCATGTTCGCTGATAAACAGATCATGtccataaatacataaaaattaACACTTTATATAACTATAAAAATAACCCAACATCATCAATATCTACTCATTATACCTGatacttcagtgttttttcccaACAATTAGGAATTAACAAATATTGCTAATAATATATTAAGGATGCatgattaaaaagagaaatctaTTTGATAGTTTCAgattaacaaaaacacatcaaaataaaattattagAAAGCGGCAACTTTCATCTTAACTTCACTCATATCAAAGTTATGATTCTTAAAAAATGAGGTAAATTATTCTGTGCCTCAGTTTGATGGGTCTGAACAGGGATCTTgatccaaagaaaaacaaatacttatACAATTATAATGCCTCCATTTGGCCTCTGTAGTGTTGTAAGAGGATATAGTTGATTTGAGGTAGCAGTGGTGGtcacatcagcagcagtcagGGGATGACTAGGTCTTTAAACTGCTGCACCGGGTGCTCCTcaatgtatttctttatgtaCCAACAGGAGACACGAGCCTTCAGGTTTTCTTCAACCAGAAAGTCCATGGCAGCCTGTAAATAAAACGTTAAATACTTTAGACCAACACTCTCagtccggatcaaactgaaccatggctAAGTTTGTTCACAgcgtgaaaacacttttttgaaTTGTTCAGACTTTCAGACGTTGAGACAGCATTCAACAatagaagaaggaaaagaagtgGAAGTAGCTCGCAGGATTGCTCGTAGACTTCACCTCCAACTATATTATCTTTTAACAAGGACATTCATTCACATGGATCACTGAGCCTGAAGCTGGTGACGCCGGTAGTAAAACCATAATGAACCAAATGAaacagttcattcattttctccattcaaacagagaCTACCACCTGCTCAACTGACAACACGCCAGATGAGTGtccatctacaaaccaatcaatatCAAGTACAGGTAGATGAAacccacgtaggtgatgataACAGGAGGTATATGTATTCAACATTCTTTAGTGCGCTCCCTAAATCACAATGTGAatccaaaactaaccagatcaaatgttaACAAGGTAACAAAGAC is a window from the Hippoglossus hippoglossus isolate fHipHip1 chromosome 8, fHipHip1.pri, whole genome shotgun sequence genome containing:
- the LOC117766495 gene encoding germ cell-specific gene 1-like protein, yielding MRLEHGRRASLALTLNFVAFAFALSAVTTSYWCEGTRKVAKPFCTGPPMKVKQWFCIRFNSTNINDTRLVQYIFETGEEKFLLRKFHAGIFFSCEQAADMNGFDCRDFAEIAPEHERGVLWLCIVAETLYLTLLFTGGALMTLEQCPCFSIMNKLKLSAFAALCTALSGLCGMVAHMMFTTIFQLAVAMGPEDWRPKTWDYSWSYVLAWGSFGTCMGSAVTALNRYTKTIVEFKYKRRNIEKSMMIKQKMMELDFPEQMWDMYLTAVPADTEVPLQLPINGLKPPTGTTYVMEMDSVPVQQGEAYC